One Actinomycetota bacterium genomic window carries:
- the rpsF gene encoding 30S ribosomal protein S6 — MRPYETMLLIDGRLPDAGIDAAVDRFSALVSENGGSVTNVDRWGRRRLAYEIDDMQEGYYVVFTYELGPTGQTPIEAALPFVEGLVRHKTVRPEVRTRGAS, encoded by the coding sequence TTGCGCCCGTACGAGACGATGCTGCTGATCGATGGTCGGCTCCCTGATGCCGGCATCGACGCCGCCGTGGACCGCTTCTCCGCTCTCGTGAGCGAGAACGGAGGGTCCGTCACGAACGTCGACCGGTGGGGCCGCCGCAGGCTGGCCTACGAGATCGACGACATGCAGGAGGGTTACTACGTCGTGTTCACCTACGAGCTCGGGCCCACCGGCCAGACGCCGATCGAGGCCGCGCTCCCGTTCGTGGAGGGGCTGGTCCGCCACAAGACGGTCCGTCCCGAGGTCCGGACGAGGGGCGCGTC